GACACTTTCGATGATGAGCTAAGAAGAATCATCCGTATGGAAGCGGATGTGATCTATTTGAAACCGGTTACGGATGAAGCATATGTGAGCAGTATGCTCAATGTGGTAAACGAAATCGCGATGATTGCGGAAATTTCGGCGAAGGATGCAATTTCGGGTTTGGTAAAGTTTTGTAAACTGGCTGGAGGTGTAGAGAAGGGAGTCAATGCGCTACGTTGTGTGGTAGGACATAAACTGATCCGCACGCTCTGCGATCAATGCAAGGAAGCATTCCGACCAAACCCAAAATTGATTGCAAAAATGGGGCTCCCGAAATCGACAAAAATGCTCTATCGACCACCCCGTCAAACCGTTGATGAAGACGGTAACGAAATCGAACCATGCGAAAAGTGTGACGGTGTTGGTTACTTTGGACGCACTCTAATGCTGGAAATGATCGTCATGAACGACGAAATGAAACAGCTAATCATCAGTGGGGCAGAACCGGCTAAGATCAAAGCGTTGGCTAAAAAACAAGAAATGCCGACCTTCCAAAAAGAAGGGATTCGCTTAGTCGCTGAAGGAAAAATCTCCCTGGATGAGCTGCAGCGAGCATTCAAATCGTCTTAAACCGCCATATCTATGCTCTTGTGACTTCCTTTACACAAAATATTGTCGGATTAGGCAAAATATATCGAAGATTCCGATTTTATGTGTCGATAAAGTTAGTACATGCTTTGTACTTATGTGTGACCTTGAATGTTGCTTCTCCCTGAAGTGGCTGGACTTAGTTAATAATCAAACTGATCCCAAGGTATTCCCGGCTCCTGTCTTACCCTGTTTACACGTCTTCCCAACAGGTGCCATTCGACAACTTTTTCAATCCGAGGAAAATCATGGTGATTCGCCAGATTAAAAATTGGTCAAGTGCAGGAATTCTAGGTTTAGCATTAATCGGAATCACTAGCACTGGCTGCCAGTCCAGCATCGGTGGTCAGACCTTGCCTTCTGCTTACTACTTACGTGATGATGTGCAGTTCTATCCTGCTGGCCCTGAAGAGCAGCTTTACAACCAGCGTGAAGTTCTTGAGCAATACAAACTAGAGAAGAAGATGCAGGAAGATCAGTAATCACCTCAAGCAGAATTGATTAGATAGTACGCAGCCTGGATTTGGGCTGTGATTTTCTGCTCGAAAGATTTGATTATCCTCGATCAAAACAGGGGGGACCCTTTCGCATTATTTATTGCCGTTCTTATGTGCTGGATTATAAGAACGGCAAGCGAAAGGAAATTAGCCGGACGTTGAGCACGGGACTCTCGCCCGGCTATTTTTGTGTACCAATCGCAGGCAACGATAGCATTAAAGGCTTTTTGACATTTTATCTGCCAAACGAGTCAACGCGGGACTGACATCGGTTGGCTCAAGATGCACATTGATCACACTCAGACTGTCTTTATTTGCTAGCGCAGCTTTGATTGCTTTTTCTAGATCGCCTTCTGTGCTGACTTCAAAACCCCAGCCTCCGCCAATAAGATCAGTAATATTATGGTATTTCCAGTCCGGAATATCATTAAAGGGGCCTTCTTGCAAGAAGCGTTCTGTTGTATAGCCTTTATTATTTAAGACAATCACAATTGGATTGAATCCCAGCTTGAGTGCTGTCGACAGTTCAAGACATGTCATCTGAAACGCACCATCACCCACTAGAACGATCGGCCGCAGATCCTGGTTAGCCACTTGAGCTCCAAGGGAAGCCGGGATCGCAAAGCCCATCGAAGTATAATACGCAGGGCTAAGGAATTTCGTATGTGTGCTGATCATTAAATCAACGGCCCCAAACAGGCAATCTCCCACATCGGTCACAACGACAGTTTCATCGCTTAAAATCTGATTGATACTTTCAAACAGATGTTTTGTAGTTACGAGCTTTGTAGGCTTAACAACATAGTCTACCGCATGCGGACGAACCTTCTCTGGAATTTTCCGGACAACGACCTTCATTTTCTGTTTTCCCAGTTCATGAACAAAGTCAGAAAAGATTACATCATGAAAATGATGGTAGCTGATACGGAGCTTTTCACTCGTTGCATAAATACACTTTCCTGGATCCAGATGCGCAGTATAAATACCCAGGTTAATGTCTGTCATAAATGTACCAAGAAGTATGACACAGTCGCTGTCTTCAACATAGCGTTGTACTTCATTTCGACCCATTGCGCCTTCATACACGCCTAAATAAAGTGGGTGAGATTCACTGACAACCGACTTACCCAAAATGGTGGCACACATCGGTATTTTGTGCTTTTCCGCAAATTTCAGGACTTCTTCACGTAATCCAAAGCGATGGACCTCTACTCCCGCAATGATGACCGGTTTTTTTGCCGCCTGAATCAATTCCGCTGCTTCGACAAGCGATTCACGTAAAGCGTGTTTGTTACTTGTTGGTTGTTTATCGTTTGGAATATGTGGAATCACGGCTTCCTTGTGAACACAATCTCGTGGTAACTCCAGATAAACGGGTCTTTTATATTTCACACAGGCTTCGAGGCAGCGATCGATTTCCTGGAAGGCAGTGATCGGGTCATCAAGTAATGCCGTTGCGACAGTAATTTTTTCAAAGACATCCCGTTGTGTATGGAAATCTTTAACCCGGTGATGTAGCAGAGGGTCTGTTTCTCGTTCTGACAT
The Gimesia aquarii DNA segment above includes these coding regions:
- a CDS encoding alpha-keto acid decarboxylase family protein, with the protein product MAARKSISKSKSDSNQSRSLNKLPTKRASGKNNGKVHTIGSYLIQRLEDYGLSDLFGIPGDFVLQFYGMLEESPIRVIGTTREDNAGYAADGYARVNGLGAVCVTYCVGGLSLCNSIAGAYAEKSPVIVISGAPGMSERETDPLLHHRVKDFHTQRDVFEKITVATALLDDPITAFQEIDRCLEACVKYKRPVYLELPRDCVHKEAVIPHIPNDKQPTSNKHALRESLVEAAELIQAAKKPVIIAGVEVHRFGLREEVLKFAEKHKIPMCATILGKSVVSESHPLYLGVYEGAMGRNEVQRYVEDSDCVILLGTFMTDINLGIYTAHLDPGKCIYATSEKLRISYHHFHDVIFSDFVHELGKQKMKVVVRKIPEKVRPHAVDYVVKPTKLVTTKHLFESINQILSDETVVVTDVGDCLFGAVDLMISTHTKFLSPAYYTSMGFAIPASLGAQVANQDLRPIVLVGDGAFQMTCLELSTALKLGFNPIVIVLNNKGYTTERFLQEGPFNDIPDWKYHNITDLIGGGWGFEVSTEGDLEKAIKAALANKDSLSVINVHLEPTDVSPALTRLADKMSKSL